The stretch of DNA CGCCTTGTTCCTTTGATGGTGTCCGTTGTGAAGATTGGTGATGAACTTTCTGCTGCTGCGTTGACACGGGGGCTTGGAGCCCCCGTTAAACGTACAAACGTGTGCCAGATCGGTTTCCATGTTCAAGATTTGATTGCGATTCTGCTTTGCGTTATCTGTTTTGCCTTGTTTTTGTTTCAGCAGCAGATTTCTTTTTGACGGGAGGGGGTGAACCTATGATACGGATTGACCATGTGACTTTCTCTTATGGAGAAGAAAACGAGAACGCTGGTGGAGTCCATGATATAAATCTGACCGTAGAGGACGGTCAATGCGTCGTACTTTGCGGCGAAAGCGGCAGTGGAAAAACGACAATTACCAGGCTGATCAACGGTCTGATTCCCCATTACTATGAAGGAAAAATGAATGGAGAAGTGTGGGTAAATGGGGCAAAGGTTTCGGAACAGCCCCTTTATGATACCGCGAAAACGGTTGGCAGCGTGTTTCAAAACCCCCGCTCACAATTTTTCAATGTGGACACAACCAGCGAAATCACATTTGGGTGTGAAAATCTCGGCCAGCCGGAGCAAAGTATTCGGGAACGATTAGATAAGACCATCCGGGATTTCCGCCTGGAGAAATTGATGGGACGCAATATCTTTCATCTCTCCGGCGGGGAAAAGCAAAAAATTGCCTGTGCCGGGGTATCCATCATGGAGCCGGATGTGCTGGTTATGGATGAGCCGTCATCCAACCTGGATGCTTCCTCTATCCTGGATCTGAGAGCAATACTTGCGTTTTGGAAGTCGCAGGGGAAAACAATTATAGTGTCAGAGCATCGGCTCTACTATCTGCGCGGTCTTGCGGATCGTTTTATCTATATTACCGGCGGAAAGGTGGAAAAAGATTACTCCGCAGCGGAGTTTGAGAGCCTGACGGAGCAACAGAGAGCCAAGTTGGGGCTGCGTACCTTTATTCTTGAAGATTTGTTGCCGCCGAAAGCATTGCCCCAGGCCGGTCAGCAAATGGAACTTCGCAATTTCTGCTTTGCCTACAAAAACGAACCGGAAACGCTGCACATCCGGGAAAGTAAAATCCCCGCAAATCGTATTGTCGGGATCATCGGGAATAATGGAGCTGGAAAGTCCACCTTCTCCCGGTGTTTCTGCGGCCTTGAAAAGCGCTGCGGTGAGGTGATCTGGAACGGCAGAACTTATCGGCCTAAAGACAGACTAAATACCTGCTACATGGTGATGCAGGAAGTCAATCACCAGCTTTTCACGGAAACTGTGCTGGATGAAGTCCTGATCAGTATGGAGGAGAAAAATCAGGAGTGGGCTGAGGAAATCCTTGCCGAGTTAGATTTAATCGGCTTCAAAGACAGACACCCTATGTCCCTTTCCGGCGGCCAAAAGCAGCGGGTAGCAATTGCCTCGGCAATCGCATCCAAGCGTTCTATCTTATTTTTTGACGAACCGACCAGCGGTCTTGATTACAAACACATGAAAGAGGTTGCCAATGTCTTGAAACAAGTCATGGATGCAGGCATTACCTTGTATGTCATTACCCATGATCTTGAGCTGCTTTTAGATTGTTGTACGGATATTGTCCATTTTGAGGACGGTTCCATCATCGACAAATTTCAAATGGATGAGGCCGGTCTTGAAAAAATCCGAAACTATTTTATAAAGGGGGTGCCTACAAAATGAAGGAAGAAAAGAAAGAGTCGCCCATAGGCGTCTTATGGGGATGGGGCAAGCTCTATCACGGGAAATTCATCGGCAGTATTATCCTTGCGGTATTAGGCGTGGCCTGCCAGATGGTGCCCTATTTCTGCGTGGCGCATATTGTCACACTGATGCTGTCGGGAGAGCAGGATTTTTCCAGTTATATGACGGCCTGTATCGTTGCATTGTGCGGTTATTTGGGAAAGGTTGTTTTCGCCAATCTTTCAACAGTCATTTCCCACACGGCGACCTATTACACGCTGCGCGATCTGCGAGAGAATATCACCGCGAAGCTGGCCCGCGTCCCGATGGGGACGATTTTAGATACTCCGTCCGGCCAGTACAAAACGACGATTGTTGACCGGGTGGAGGGAATGGAGCCGACCTTTGCACACCTGATCCCGGAAATGACCGCAAATGTGCTGGTTCCCATTGTGATTGTCGTGTACCTGCTTATTCTGGACTGGCGTATGGCGCTTTTGTCCCTTGTCACTCTCGTGGTGGGCCTTGTGGTTATGTCCGCCGGTATGAAAAACTATCCCGTCAAGTGGGAGGGTGCTGTCAAGGCAGGCAAGCAGATGACAGACGCCATCGTGGAATATATCGGAGGCATTGAGGTGGTGAAAGCGTTCAGCCAATCCGCCGGTTCCTACAAAAAATATTCTGACGCGGTGAATTATAACGCCAACTACTATGTGGACTGGATGCGGGAAAACCAGAAAACCATGAGCGCCTACAACGCCATCCTGCCCTCAGTGCTGATTTGCGTGCTGCCCTGCGGTTTTGCATTCTGGCTCTCCGGCAGTCTGGAGCTTTCCACCTTCCTATCCATTGTGATTTTCTCGCTGGGGCTGATTGGGCCGATTATTGCGGCCTTTACCTTTACGGACGATTTGGCTGTACTGGGGACAAATGTGGAAGAAATCAGCCAGCTTCTGAACGCCGAAGAACTGAACCATAAAGAAACGCCGATCAAGCTGGAAGATACCGGCATTTCTCTTAGGTCTGTGTCGTTTTCCTATGACGGGACAACAGAGGTTTTGCATGATGTGAATCTCACCATCCACCCCGGAACCATGACCGCCCTTGTAGGGCCGTCCGGCTCCGGCAAGTCTACGGTGGCAAAGCTGATTGCCGGGTATTGGGATGTTACATCCGGCAGAATTACCCTCGGCGGCCATGAGCTGAAGGATATGCCGCTGTCTGAAATTGCAGACCAGATTTCCTATGTGTCCCAGGACAACTACCTGTTTAACCGCAGTATCCGGGAGAATATCCGCATGGGAAGGCCCGGTGCCACGGACGCAGAGGTGGAACAGGCAGCCAAACAAAGCGGCTGCGACGCCTTTATCCGCAAGCTGGATAATGGCTATGATACGGTTGTTGGCAGCGCCGGTTCCCATCTTTCCGGCGGTGAACGCCAGCGGATTGCCATCGCCCGCGCCATGCTGAAAAATGCGCCGGTTGTCATTTTGGACGAGGCAACTGCCTATATCGACCCAGAGAATGAGGCGCTGGTGCAGAAAGCCATTTCCACTTTAACTGTCGGCAAGACCCTGATTGTGATCGCACACCGGCTGTCTACCATTGTTGGCGCAGATAACATCGTTGTGGTGAAGGATGGAACCATCCACGCACAGGGTACGCATGAGAAGCTGCTGGAAACCTGCCCCCTCTACCGGGATATGTGGCAGGCGCACATTGGCGCGAAAGACCAGATGTAAGGGGGTGTTGTCAGATGTATGGAACATTGAAAAAAATATTTGCTTTTGCAGGCAGCAAAAAGGGTCTTCTAAAAAAATCCCTGTTATTCTCATTCCTGTCCGGGCTGTTTTCAGCCATGCAGTTTGCCGCCCTCTTTGTAGTGATCGGCGCGTTAGTATCTGACAACCGGGACGGAAAGTTTATCTGCATTTCGCTGGGAATTATGGCCGTTTCCCTCATTGGGCGTATCATCACGACCTATTTCTCCACGA from Blautia sp. SC05B48 encodes:
- a CDS encoding ABC transporter ATP-binding protein: MIRIDHVTFSYGEENENAGGVHDINLTVEDGQCVVLCGESGSGKTTITRLINGLIPHYYEGKMNGEVWVNGAKVSEQPLYDTAKTVGSVFQNPRSQFFNVDTTSEITFGCENLGQPEQSIRERLDKTIRDFRLEKLMGRNIFHLSGGEKQKIACAGVSIMEPDVLVMDEPSSNLDASSILDLRAILAFWKSQGKTIIVSEHRLYYLRGLADRFIYITGGKVEKDYSAAEFESLTEQQRAKLGLRTFILEDLLPPKALPQAGQQMELRNFCFAYKNEPETLHIRESKIPANRIVGIIGNNGAGKSTFSRCFCGLEKRCGEVIWNGRTYRPKDRLNTCYMVMQEVNHQLFTETVLDEVLISMEEKNQEWAEEILAELDLIGFKDRHPMSLSGGQKQRVAIASAIASKRSILFFDEPTSGLDYKHMKEVANVLKQVMDAGITLYVITHDLELLLDCCTDIVHFEDGSIIDKFQMDEAGLEKIRNYFIKGVPTK
- a CDS encoding ABC transporter ATP-binding protein, which codes for MKEEKKESPIGVLWGWGKLYHGKFIGSIILAVLGVACQMVPYFCVAHIVTLMLSGEQDFSSYMTACIVALCGYLGKVVFANLSTVISHTATYYTLRDLRENITAKLARVPMGTILDTPSGQYKTTIVDRVEGMEPTFAHLIPEMTANVLVPIVIVVYLLILDWRMALLSLVTLVVGLVVMSAGMKNYPVKWEGAVKAGKQMTDAIVEYIGGIEVVKAFSQSAGSYKKYSDAVNYNANYYVDWMRENQKTMSAYNAILPSVLICVLPCGFAFWLSGSLELSTFLSIVIFSLGLIGPIIAAFTFTDDLAVLGTNVEEISQLLNAEELNHKETPIKLEDTGISLRSVSFSYDGTTEVLHDVNLTIHPGTMTALVGPSGSGKSTVAKLIAGYWDVTSGRITLGGHELKDMPLSEIADQISYVSQDNYLFNRSIRENIRMGRPGATDAEVEQAAKQSGCDAFIRKLDNGYDTVVGSAGSHLSGGERQRIAIARAMLKNAPVVILDEATAYIDPENEALVQKAISTLTVGKTLIVIAHRLSTIVGADNIVVVKDGTIHAQGTHEKLLETCPLYRDMWQAHIGAKDQM